A stretch of Crossiella cryophila DNA encodes these proteins:
- a CDS encoding GlxA family transcriptional regulator — translation MVPDTGELTAAILAMPRLIALDLSIPAHMLGSHPGYRVLICGADPVAGVTPTHDLSAADEADILIVPGYDDPELPLPAAFLDTVRAAADRGARVVAICTGAFALADAGVLDGREATTHWQFLDRLRELHPGVRVRENRLFVQDGRILTSAGGGAAIDACLHLISADFGVAAADEAGKGVVAAPARGGEQPQYVEARTPARADLSPTRDWVLANLGEPITVARLAERSNLSRRTFVRHFEQETGLPPMRWVTLQRLFGARRLLERSDWPVERIAAATGFGTAANFRVIFRREVGLTPSGYRRSRVALRG, via the coding sequence ATGGTGCCCGACACCGGCGAGCTGACCGCGGCCATCCTGGCGATGCCCCGGCTCATCGCGCTGGACCTCAGCATCCCGGCGCACATGCTGGGCAGCCACCCCGGCTACCGGGTGCTGATCTGCGGCGCCGACCCGGTCGCGGGCGTCACCCCGACCCATGACCTCTCCGCCGCTGACGAGGCCGACATCCTGATCGTGCCGGGCTACGACGACCCGGAACTGCCGCTGCCCGCGGCGTTCCTCGACACCGTCCGCGCCGCCGCCGACCGCGGCGCCAGGGTGGTCGCCATCTGCACCGGCGCGTTCGCGCTGGCCGACGCTGGTGTCCTCGACGGACGGGAGGCCACCACGCACTGGCAGTTCCTGGACCGGCTCCGCGAGCTGCACCCCGGGGTGCGGGTGCGGGAGAACCGGTTGTTCGTGCAGGACGGGCGGATCCTGACCTCGGCCGGCGGTGGCGCGGCCATCGACGCCTGCCTGCACCTGATCAGCGCCGACTTCGGCGTGGCAGCCGCGGACGAGGCGGGCAAGGGCGTGGTCGCCGCACCCGCCCGCGGTGGCGAGCAGCCGCAGTACGTCGAGGCGCGCACGCCCGCGCGGGCGGATCTGTCGCCGACCAGGGACTGGGTGCTGGCCAACCTGGGCGAGCCGATCACCGTGGCGCGGCTGGCCGAGCGCAGCAACCTGTCCCGGCGGACCTTCGTCCGGCACTTCGAGCAGGAGACCGGGCTGCCGCCGATGCGCTGGGTGACGCTGCAACGACTGTTCGGCGCGCGCAGGCTGCTGGAGCGCTCGGACTGGCCGGTGGAGCGGATCGCCGCCGCGACCGGGTTCGGCACCGCGGCCAACTTCCGGGTCATCTTCCGGCGTGAGGTCGGCCTCACTCCCAGCGGCTACCGGCGCTCGCGGGTGGCTCTCAGGGGCTAA
- a CDS encoding Rid family hydrolase: MRKTETFGVPWESGYGYVQAVQHGDTIYLSGQLGHRGPDLHAPAPVDESGRITDFSAMGEQMRQAYANAAELLGRFGASLADVVEEVVYVLDIPAAFAVAGPVRKAAYGREDPQVASTILGTTGLAFPEQLVEIKFIARI; this comes from the coding sequence ATGCGAAAGACGGAAACCTTCGGTGTCCCGTGGGAAAGCGGCTACGGCTACGTCCAGGCGGTCCAGCACGGCGACACGATCTACCTCTCCGGGCAGCTCGGCCACCGCGGCCCGGACCTCCACGCGCCCGCGCCGGTGGACGAGTCCGGCCGGATCACCGATTTCAGCGCGATGGGCGAGCAGATGCGCCAGGCCTACGCCAACGCCGCGGAACTGCTGGGCCGCTTCGGCGCCAGCCTGGCCGACGTGGTCGAGGAGGTGGTCTACGTGCTCGACATCCCGGCCGCCTTCGCGGTCGCCGGCCCGGTGCGCAAGGCCGCCTACGGCCGGGAGGACCCGCAGGTGGCCAGCACCATCCTGGGCACCACCGGACTGGCCTTCCCGGAACAGCTCGTCGAGATCAAGTTCATCGCCCGGATCTGA